One window from the genome of Breoghania sp. L-A4 encodes:
- a CDS encoding FAD-binding oxidoreductase, protein MTRLYSPHAYDRSRLVGSYWETTVDPDSRRHAALAEDTHADFAVIGAGFTGLNAAKRLAEAHQADVRVLDAGDPGWGASGRNGGFCCRGGIKLGDPEIARRFGIDEAKRLFHFQRTAIDHVAAILDDNGIDAQRHSHGETALAHRAREFDAFAEEAAFLERNFGVRAHIHPKEELGELGLAAQGFHGGMTVPIGFALNPMRYLTGLATAAARAGARIHGRSPVTRVERADGRWRLSTPQGSLTAKRLIVATNGYTQDDLSPALAGRLLPAVSAIIVTRPISAEDLARQGWTSDQMVYDTRHLLHYFRLMPDGRFLFGMRGALDTAPRDEAWMRRSIERDFRAMFPAWRDVAIDHFWSGLICLARDRSACIGPLGEAPDAWTALGYHGNGVSLGSYSGAIVADLAAGAITPDAIPAPLRGPLRRFPFPALRKAYLRGAYLWYGLSDALPWSGSSNEHPDDGRQL, encoded by the coding sequence ATGACCCGCCTCTATTCGCCGCACGCCTATGACCGCTCCCGCCTTGTCGGCAGCTACTGGGAAACCACGGTCGATCCCGACAGCCGGCGCCATGCGGCTCTTGCGGAAGACACGCATGCGGATTTCGCGGTCATCGGCGCGGGGTTCACGGGGCTGAACGCCGCCAAGCGGCTTGCCGAGGCGCATCAGGCGGATGTGCGGGTGCTCGATGCCGGCGATCCGGGCTGGGGCGCATCGGGACGCAACGGCGGGTTTTGCTGCCGGGGCGGCATCAAGCTTGGCGATCCGGAGATTGCCCGGCGCTTCGGCATCGACGAGGCAAAGCGGCTGTTTCATTTCCAGCGCACGGCGATCGACCATGTCGCGGCGATTCTCGACGACAACGGCATCGACGCGCAACGCCATTCGCATGGCGAGACGGCGCTGGCGCACCGGGCCAGGGAGTTCGATGCCTTCGCCGAGGAAGCGGCGTTCCTGGAAAGGAATTTCGGCGTCCGGGCACACATCCACCCCAAGGAAGAGCTTGGCGAACTGGGGCTGGCGGCGCAGGGGTTTCACGGCGGCATGACGGTGCCCATCGGTTTCGCGCTCAACCCGATGCGCTATCTCACAGGTCTTGCGACGGCGGCGGCGCGGGCCGGCGCGCGGATCCACGGGCGCTCTCCCGTGACCCGCGTCGAACGAGCGGACGGGCGCTGGCGCCTGTCGACGCCTCAGGGCTCCTTGACCGCGAAGCGGCTGATCGTCGCCACCAACGGCTACACGCAGGATGACCTGAGCCCCGCACTGGCCGGACGCCTTCTTCCCGCCGTCTCCGCCATCATCGTCACCCGCCCGATAAGCGCGGAGGATCTGGCCCGGCAGGGCTGGACATCGGACCAGATGGTCTACGACACGCGCCACCTGCTGCACTATTTCCGGCTGATGCCGGACGGGCGGTTTCTGTTCGGCATGCGCGGCGCGCTCGACACGGCGCCGCGGGACGAAGCCTGGATGCGCCGGAGCATCGAGCGGGATTTCCGCGCCATGTTTCCCGCCTGGCGCGATGTGGCGATCGACCACTTCTGGTCCGGCCTCATCTGTCTGGCCCGTGATCGCTCGGCTTGCATCGGACCGCTCGGCGAAGCGCCGGACGCCTGGACGGCGCTCGGCTATCACGGCAACGGCGTGTCGCTGGGATCATACTCCGGCGCCATCGTCGCCGACCTCGCAGCCGGAGCGATCACCCCGGACGCAATCCCGGCGCCGCTGCGCGGCCCGCTGAGGCGCTTCCCATTCCCCGCCCTGCGCAAGGCCTACCTGCGCGGCGCCTATCTCTGGTACGGGCTGTCGGATGCTTTGCCTTGGAGCGGTTCGTCGAACGAACACCCGGATGACGGAAGACAGCTCTGA
- a CDS encoding tudor domain-containing protein gives MGFHLMNGKIFVVAAGVFASLATPVGAQTAGDWVLGKYQGGAYWYPGIVESIGNGTVTVRYDDGDRETVGTSAVRPYDWMIGMKVECNFKGGGEWYSGTIASLAGEKIGIAYDDGDKETTKTGRCRTD, from the coding sequence ATGGGTTTTCATCTCATGAACGGGAAGATCTTTGTAGTGGCGGCCGGCGTTTTTGCCTCGCTCGCTACGCCTGTTGGTGCGCAGACGGCAGGAGACTGGGTGCTCGGCAAATACCAGGGCGGCGCGTACTGGTATCCGGGCATTGTCGAATCCATCGGCAATGGCACCGTGACCGTGCGCTACGACGACGGCGACCGCGAGACCGTCGGCACGAGCGCCGTCCGGCCTTATGACTGGATGATCGGCATGAAGGTTGAGTGCAATTTCAAGGGTGGCGGAGAGTGGTACTCCGGTACGATCGCATCGCTGGCCGGGGAGAAGATCGGGATCGCCTATGATGACGGAGACAAGGAAACGACTAAAACCGGCCGCTGCCGGACAGACTAG